The window TCGGGATGTCGTTATACGCAATATAGGGTTGGTTCGGGTGCAGCGTCAGATAGTCCTGGTGGTAGCCCTCCGCCGGATAGAACGCCTCCAGCGCGCCGACCTTGGTGACGATCGGCTTCTTGTAGACCTTGGCGGCGTTGAGCTGGGCGATATAGGCGTCCGCCACCTTCTTCTGCTCGTCGCTGGTCGTGAAGATCGCCGAGCGATACTGCGTGCCGGAGTCGGGCCCCTGGCGGTTCAACTGGGTCGGGTCGTGCACGACGGAGAAGAAGATCTGCAGGATCTTGCCGTAGGAGATCTTCTGCGGATCGTACTTGATTTCGACGGATTCGGCGTGGCCGGTGGTGCCGGTCGAGACCTTCTCGTAATCAGCATTCGCCTTGCTGCCGCCGGAGTAGCCGGACACCGCGCTGACGATGCCGGCGGTGTGCTGGAACACGCCCTGCACGCCCCAGAAGCAGCCGCCGGCAAGCACCGCGGTCTTGATGCCGGTTTCCGGCGCGCTCGCGGCCGGCGGCGGGATGACCACGGCGTCCTCGGCGGCAAGCGAGGGCGCAACGGCAAAAGCTGTGACGGCCAGCGCGCCGATCGCGGCGGCGTAAAGCGAGAGGCGGCTGAGGGAGCTTTTGGGCATGGGTTCCTCGTGGGATCGCAATTGGGGGCCAGTCTAGAGCGGGAGCCGGCATTGGCAAATCGGGCCGGGCTGCTCCGACGCTTCAAAATACGGGCGAGGGGGCGTTTTGTTACGGCGCCGGCCACACGGTTTCGTGAGGGAAATGCTGGTTATTCAGACGTGTAGGTGCCGTGGAGGTGCCATGCACCCGTCATCCTGAGGAGCCGCGGAGCGGCGTCTCGAAGGATGCACGGCCCGGCTGTGGCCGATTCATCCTTCGAGGCTCGCTCCGCTCGCACCTCAGGCTCGCTCCGCTCGCACCTCAGGATGACGGGTCTAGGAAGTGTAGAGTGCGCGGGACTTTCACACCACGATGCTCAGTCGCTTCGCCGCCCGCGTGATGCCGGTGTACAGCCACCGCGCGCGCGAGTCCTGGAACGCAAAGCTCTCGTCGAACAGCACGACGTCGTCCCATTGCGAGCCCTGCGACTTGTGCACGGTCAGCACATAGCCGTAGTCGAACTCGTCATAGGGCTTGCGCTGCTCCCACGGCACGCCCTCGACGCCGCCGTCGAAGCATTCGCCGCGCACCGAGACCTTGGTGACCTTGTAGCCGAAATCCTCGTCCGGCATCACGCGCATGGTGATGATCTTCGACTTCGACTGCGCGCGCGCCTTGACCCGCCACAGCCCGCCGTTGAACAGGCCCTTCTTGCGGTTGTTGCGCAGGCAGACCAGCTTGTCGCCGGCGACGGGGAGGGGATCCTCGATGTTCTGCCGCTGCCGCACCCGCATGTTGTAGGCGCGGCGGGTGTTGTTGCGGCCGACCAGCACCTGGTCGGCGCTCATCACGCGGTCCGGATCGAGCTCCTTGCGCGACACCACCTCGCTCTCGCCGTGGCGGCCGATCTCGAGCTCGCGGCCCTCGCGGATATCCATCGACATCCGCACGATCGGATCGTCCTGCGCCTGGCGGTGCACCTCGGTCAGCATCGCGTCCGGTTCGGCGTCGGTGAAGAAGCCGCCGCCCTGGATCGGCGGCAATTGCGCGGGATCGCCGAGCACCAGCAGCGGGCAATCGAACGACATCAGGTCGCGGCCGAGCTCGGCGTCGACCATCGAACATTCGTCGATCACGATCAGCTTGGCTTTTGATGCCGGAGCGTCGTCCCACAGCTCAAAACTCGGCTGCTCGACGCCGGACTCGCGGGCGCGGTAGATCAGGGAATGGATCGTGGAGGCGCTGTCGCAACCCTTGTTGCGCATCACGAGCGCCGCCTTGCCGGTGAAGGCCGCGAACTTCACCTCGCCGTCGACGCCTTCGGCGATGTGGCGGGCGAGCGTGGTCTTGCCGGTTCCAGCATAGCCGAACAGGCGGAATACCGGCGGCGTCCCGTTCTGGCCGGGCTTGGCTTTCAGCCAATCGGCAACGGCTTTCAGCGCGGAGTCCTGGTGCGGCGTAAAGGTGGTCATGAGCTTTCGGAAGGGTGAGCGCGCGATCAATAGCGCCGCGACTCAGCTCGTTACAAGCTAACCATTCGTGCGTTCCGATCAAGCCGGCTTCC of the Bradyrhizobium quebecense genome contains:
- a CDS encoding ATP-dependent DNA helicase, which encodes MTTFTPHQDSALKAVADWLKAKPGQNGTPPVFRLFGYAGTGKTTLARHIAEGVDGEVKFAAFTGKAALVMRNKGCDSASTIHSLIYRARESGVEQPSFELWDDAPASKAKLIVIDECSMVDAELGRDLMSFDCPLLVLGDPAQLPPIQGGGFFTDAEPDAMLTEVHRQAQDDPIVRMSMDIREGRELEIGRHGESEVVSRKELDPDRVMSADQVLVGRNNTRRAYNMRVRQRQNIEDPLPVAGDKLVCLRNNRKKGLFNGGLWRVKARAQSKSKIITMRVMPDEDFGYKVTKVSVRGECFDGGVEGVPWEQRKPYDEFDYGYVLTVHKSQGSQWDDVVLFDESFAFQDSRARWLYTGITRAAKRLSIVV
- the msrA gene encoding peptide-methionine (S)-S-oxide reductase MsrA gives rise to the protein MPKSSLSRLSLYAAAIGALAVTAFAVAPSLAAEDAVVIPPPAASAPETGIKTAVLAGGCFWGVQGVFQHTAGIVSAVSGYSGGSKANADYEKVSTGTTGHAESVEIKYDPQKISYGKILQIFFSVVHDPTQLNRQGPDSGTQYRSAIFTTSDEQKKVADAYIAQLNAAKVYKKPIVTKVGALEAFYPAEGYHQDYLTLHPNQPYIAYNDIPKVENLKKIFAENYIEKPTLVSSTKVTN